In one Mycobacterium sp. NBC_00419 genomic region, the following are encoded:
- a CDS encoding condensation domain-containing protein, with protein sequence MQIGKITIGTIDDWDPRPGAVISWHPTKAAVEKARQAPVSPVPVSYMQSQHIRGVYHQAAAGLDYSRQIIATCEVPGQCDVEAMSRAINSYLRRHDTYRSWFEYSGSGDVVRHSITDPSDIEFEAHNYGEMDVAEARKHIVDIPSPLEWGCFSFGIVQSAEHFDFYASIDHVHGDAALIGITMLEAHGMYSSLTTTGHELTLPEAGSFDDFCRQEHERNAALTVDSPEVRAWIEFAEQNGGTLPEFPLPLGDPSEPTVADMVGEMLLDPDQSARFEAACSAAGVRFVGGLYACTAMVEHELTGAATYYGLTPRDTRRTSDNFMTQGWFTGLVPVTVPIAAASFSEAAWSAQASFDSGLNLARVPYYRVLELADWLDKPHPNFPVSNFLHGNAAPMNAVLAAADMGYSNNIGIYADGRFSFQLTIYVFRYDGGTAMAVMFPDNPIAQKSVARYIAAMKSVCVRVADSGQW encoded by the coding sequence TTGCAGATCGGCAAGATCACGATCGGCACCATTGACGATTGGGACCCACGGCCAGGAGCGGTGATCTCCTGGCACCCGACCAAGGCTGCCGTCGAGAAGGCCAGACAGGCACCGGTCAGTCCGGTACCGGTCAGCTACATGCAGAGCCAGCACATCCGCGGCGTCTACCACCAGGCAGCCGCCGGGCTGGACTATTCACGGCAGATCATCGCGACATGCGAAGTTCCCGGTCAATGCGATGTCGAGGCGATGAGCCGGGCGATCAACTCCTACCTTCGCCGCCACGACACCTACCGGAGCTGGTTCGAGTACTCCGGTAGCGGCGACGTGGTGCGGCATTCGATCACCGATCCGTCGGATATCGAATTCGAGGCGCACAACTACGGTGAGATGGATGTCGCGGAAGCGCGCAAACATATCGTCGATATCCCGAGTCCGTTGGAGTGGGGCTGCTTCTCCTTCGGAATCGTGCAGAGCGCGGAGCATTTCGATTTCTACGCCAGCATCGATCATGTGCACGGGGATGCGGCGCTGATCGGGATCACCATGCTCGAAGCCCACGGCATGTACTCGTCATTGACCACTACCGGTCACGAGCTGACATTGCCCGAGGCGGGCAGTTTCGACGACTTCTGCCGCCAGGAACACGAACGCAATGCCGCACTCACCGTCGATTCACCCGAGGTTCGTGCGTGGATCGAATTCGCCGAGCAGAACGGTGGCACGCTGCCGGAATTTCCGCTGCCGCTGGGTGATCCGTCGGAACCGACGGTCGCCGACATGGTCGGCGAAATGTTGCTTGACCCCGACCAAAGCGCGAGATTCGAGGCCGCGTGCTCGGCCGCCGGGGTTCGTTTCGTCGGCGGTCTGTATGCGTGTACGGCGATGGTCGAGCATGAATTGACCGGGGCCGCTACCTATTACGGACTCACCCCCAGAGATACCCGCAGAACGTCGGACAATTTCATGACGCAGGGGTGGTTTACCGGTCTGGTTCCGGTCACCGTTCCGATTGCTGCGGCGTCGTTCAGTGAAGCCGCATGGTCGGCGCAGGCGTCTTTCGATTCGGGTCTGAACCTGGCCAGGGTGCCCTATTACCGGGTGCTGGAATTGGCCGACTGGCTGGACAAGCCTCACCCGAACTTCCCGGTGTCGAACTTTCTGCATGGGAACGCGGCCCCGATGAATGCGGTACTGGCCGCAGCGGATATGGGCTATTCGAACAACATCGGTATTTATGCCGACGGGCGGTTCTCGTTTCAGCTGACGATCTATGTCTTCCGGTACGACGGGGGCACCGCGATGGCGGTGATGTTCCCGGACAACCCGATTGCCCAGAAATCTGTCGCACGCTACATCGCAGCGATGAAGTCGGTGTGCGTGCGGGTGGCCGACAGCGGCCAGTGGTGA
- a CDS encoding MMPL/RND family transporter, with the protein MRRLADCVVRWPWVVIGFWAALLVALPLSVPSLNDMATKHPLSMLPADAPSSIAARQMTEAFQEPGGDDLLLVVLTAERGLDQTHEATYRKLVGALRDDPHDVVMLQEFIGTPALRSVLTSKDNKSWVVPIGLSGALGTPQSYAAYKRVADIVKMSTAGSPLEVHLTGPAATVADLTAAGQSDRLPIEIAIGVLVLLVLLVVYRNPITMLLPLIGIGTSLVIAQSTVAAVSEWTGLAVSNQAIILLSAIIAGAGTDYAVFLISRYHDFLRQGDTSDDAVRRALGSVGKVITASAATIGVTFLGISFARMGVFSTVGVSSAIGVGVSYLAAITLLPAIIVLAGPRGWITPRRELTARWWRRSGVRIVRRPLAHLVASMLVLLLLASSVAFARYNYDDRKALAASVPSSVGYAALERHFDINQLIPSYVLIRSPQDLRNPQALADLEQMAGRISQLPDIAMVSGITRPLGVVPKEFRATYQAGLVGDRLSTGAAAISDNMDDLHRLANGADTLATNLGDVRGQVSQVATSIQSLVDAFSSIKGQYGGDKLVKNVEVAAKLVNAVNRLGNAMGVSFTAARDMFAWVGPVLVALHGNAVCDLDPSCAETRGHFQALVDARNDGTIDEINDLAGQLQSMQDKQSLSAALEQLNGAFGRLSKIMNTMGLDTPAGAKAGTGKLRRSADQAASGSREVAAGVDEVVNQITLMRSGLDQAAAFLLSMKQNAATPAMAGFNIPPEVLGLPDFKTATKVFISPDGHAARYLVLTKLDPFSAAAMDQVSTIADTAKGAQPNTMLADATISMGGYPAALRDTRDYYHGDIRFIIAMTTIIVLLILMVLLRAFIAPLYLVGTVVLSYFAALGLGVLVFQVLLHQHLHWTVPPLAFVVLVAVGADYNLLFASRLRDGTHGATRYGIVRTLSSTGGVITAAGLIFAASMSGLMFSSIGTVVQGGFVIGAGILLDTFLVRTITVPAIATLVGKANWWPSRSIRQGSSRA; encoded by the coding sequence GTGCGACGACTAGCCGATTGTGTGGTGCGCTGGCCCTGGGTGGTGATCGGATTCTGGGCGGCGCTGTTGGTAGCCCTGCCGCTGTCGGTTCCCAGCCTGAACGACATGGCGACCAAGCACCCCCTGTCGATGCTGCCCGCCGATGCACCCTCGAGCATTGCCGCCCGGCAGATGACCGAGGCGTTCCAAGAGCCCGGCGGTGACGATCTGCTCCTGGTGGTCCTGACCGCCGAGCGCGGTCTTGATCAGACGCACGAAGCCACCTATCGCAAGTTGGTCGGTGCGCTGCGCGACGACCCGCATGACGTCGTGATGCTGCAGGAATTTATCGGAACACCGGCTCTGCGTTCGGTTTTGACCAGCAAGGACAACAAGTCCTGGGTGGTGCCGATCGGGCTTTCCGGTGCTCTGGGTACCCCGCAGTCCTACGCCGCCTACAAGCGGGTCGCCGACATCGTCAAGATGAGCACTGCGGGTAGTCCGCTGGAGGTCCACCTGACGGGGCCGGCAGCCACCGTCGCCGATCTCACCGCTGCCGGCCAGTCCGACCGGCTGCCGATCGAGATCGCCATCGGGGTCCTGGTACTCCTGGTGCTGCTCGTCGTCTATCGCAACCCCATCACCATGCTGTTGCCGCTGATCGGGATCGGGACGTCGCTGGTGATCGCGCAGTCGACGGTCGCCGCGGTGTCTGAGTGGACCGGCCTGGCGGTGTCCAACCAGGCGATCATCCTGCTCAGCGCGATAATCGCCGGTGCCGGAACAGATTATGCCGTCTTCCTGATCAGCCGCTATCACGATTTCCTGCGGCAGGGCGACACCTCCGATGACGCGGTCCGCCGGGCATTGGGCTCGGTGGGCAAGGTCATCACCGCGTCGGCCGCCACGATCGGTGTCACGTTCCTGGGCATCAGCTTCGCCAGGATGGGGGTGTTCTCCACCGTCGGTGTGTCGTCCGCCATCGGCGTCGGGGTGTCATACCTGGCCGCTATCACGCTGCTGCCGGCGATCATCGTGCTGGCCGGGCCGCGCGGTTGGATAACGCCGCGCAGGGAACTCACCGCGCGCTGGTGGCGACGGTCGGGGGTTCGAATCGTGCGCCGCCCGCTGGCCCATCTGGTGGCCAGCATGCTGGTGCTGCTTCTGCTGGCCAGCTCGGTGGCATTCGCCAGGTACAACTACGACGACCGCAAGGCGCTGGCGGCCTCGGTGCCGAGCTCGGTCGGCTATGCCGCTCTGGAGCGGCACTTCGACATCAACCAGTTGATTCCGTCTTACGTCCTGATCCGTTCACCGCAGGACCTGCGCAACCCGCAGGCGCTGGCGGATCTCGAACAGATGGCGGGCCGCATCAGTCAGCTTCCCGATATCGCGATGGTCAGCGGGATCACCCGGCCGCTGGGTGTGGTTCCGAAGGAGTTCCGGGCCACCTATCAGGCGGGCCTGGTCGGCGATCGGCTGAGCACGGGTGCGGCGGCGATCTCCGACAACATGGACGATCTGCATCGACTGGCCAACGGGGCCGACACGCTGGCAACCAACCTGGGCGATGTGCGCGGCCAGGTCAGTCAGGTTGCGACCAGCATCCAGTCCTTGGTCGACGCGTTCTCCTCCATCAAGGGGCAGTACGGCGGCGACAAACTGGTCAAGAACGTCGAAGTCGCAGCCAAGCTGGTCAACGCGGTCAATCGGCTCGGCAACGCGATGGGGGTGAGTTTCACCGCGGCCCGGGACATGTTCGCCTGGGTGGGTCCGGTGCTCGTGGCGCTGCACGGCAATGCGGTGTGCGACCTCGACCCGTCCTGCGCCGAGACCCGCGGCCACTTCCAGGCCCTCGTCGACGCCCGCAATGACGGCACCATCGACGAGATCAACGATCTGGCCGGGCAATTGCAGTCCATGCAGGACAAGCAGTCGCTCAGTGCGGCGTTGGAACAACTCAACGGCGCCTTCGGCCGGCTGTCCAAGATCATGAACACCATGGGCCTGGATACGCCCGCCGGTGCCAAGGCCGGCACCGGAAAGCTGCGCAGGAGTGCCGATCAGGCGGCAAGCGGCAGCCGTGAGGTGGCGGCCGGCGTCGACGAGGTCGTCAACCAGATCACGCTGATGCGCAGTGGACTCGACCAGGCCGCGGCGTTCCTGCTGTCGATGAAGCAGAACGCGGCCACACCGGCGATGGCGGGCTTCAACATTCCGCCCGAGGTTCTCGGGCTGCCCGATTTCAAGACGGCCACCAAAGTGTTCATCTCACCGGACGGCCACGCGGCCCGCTACCTCGTGCTGACCAAACTCGATCCATTCAGCGCCGCGGCGATGGATCAGGTGTCCACCATCGCCGACACCGCGAAAGGCGCGCAGCCCAACACGATGCTGGCCGACGCCACGATATCGATGGGCGGCTACCCTGCCGCGCTGCGCGATACCCGCGACTACTACCACGGCGACATCCGGTTCATCATCGCGATGACCACCATCATCGTGCTGCTGATCCTGATGGTGTTGCTGCGCGCGTTCATCGCGCCGCTGTATCTGGTCGGCACGGTGGTGCTGTCGTACTTCGCGGCGCTGGGTCTGGGCGTCCTGGTTTTCCAGGTGCTGCTGCATCAGCACCTGCACTGGACGGTGCCGCCGTTGGCATTCGTGGTGCTCGTCGCGGTGGGAGCCGACTACAACCTGCTGTTCGCCTCGCGACTGCGTGATGGGACGCACGGCGCCACCCGGTACGGCATCGTCCGGACGCTGTCCTCGACCGGGGGTGTCATCACCGCGGCCGGATTGATCTTCGCGGCGTCGATGTCCGGGCTGATGTTCTCCAGCATCGGTACGGTCGTGCAAGGCGGGTTCGTGATCGGTGCCGGAATCCTGCTGGACACATTCCTGGTCAGGACCATCACCGTGCCCGCCATCGCTACTCTGGTCGGAAAGGCGAACTGGTGGCCGTCTCGATCCATCCGGCAGGGGAGTAGTAGGGCGTGA
- the pe gene encoding acyltransferase PE, producing MKKLLAAATVLVMLGATGGIATADQPSPDVSPDNGTARLGTPGRGYALGGAHVLGIPYDEYIRRTGAEWFPGLERQIVDYPAGQVQGHVLERMFPGIGRLDDNFPGLGIDGPSIGESVDEGEVNLSNAIRAGGPGTAIGLSEGALVLNAVQARLANDPTAPPPDQLSFATYGDPVARHPFGESFLTQNFPVGAVVPAMDYRIPAPVESQYDTYQFVSAYDSIADWPDRQDNWMSMANAIVGLATGHTAVAFTNPSMVPPQNIRTTVNSRGAKTTTYLIPEQHLPLVLPFKYLDVDEATLNRLDGVLKPMVDSGYSRNDDPATAPIEVDPVNGYDPAAVTAPATQAAFGGGADPVSQLMAGLQYVLSHSPR from the coding sequence GTGAAGAAGCTACTCGCGGCAGCAACGGTGCTTGTGATGCTGGGCGCCACCGGAGGTATCGCCACCGCAGATCAGCCGTCTCCGGATGTGTCACCGGACAACGGGACCGCACGGCTGGGCACCCCGGGCCGGGGTTACGCACTCGGCGGCGCCCACGTTCTCGGAATCCCGTATGACGAATACATCCGCCGGACCGGTGCCGAATGGTTCCCGGGTCTGGAACGGCAGATCGTCGACTATCCCGCCGGGCAGGTGCAGGGCCACGTGCTGGAACGGATGTTCCCCGGTATCGGCCGGCTCGACGACAACTTCCCCGGACTGGGTATCGACGGTCCGAGTATCGGCGAATCGGTCGACGAGGGCGAGGTCAATCTCTCGAACGCGATCCGGGCCGGCGGCCCGGGGACCGCGATCGGATTGTCCGAAGGCGCGCTGGTGCTCAACGCCGTACAAGCCCGGCTGGCCAACGACCCGACCGCTCCGCCGCCGGACCAGCTGTCCTTCGCCACCTACGGTGATCCCGTCGCCCGGCACCCCTTCGGCGAGAGCTTCCTGACGCAGAACTTCCCGGTGGGTGCCGTCGTTCCGGCGATGGACTACCGGATTCCCGCCCCGGTGGAGAGCCAGTACGACACCTACCAGTTCGTGTCCGCCTACGACAGCATCGCCGATTGGCCGGATCGCCAGGACAATTGGATGTCCATGGCGAACGCGATCGTCGGGTTGGCCACTGGCCACACCGCGGTCGCCTTCACCAACCCCAGCATGGTTCCGCCCCAGAACATCCGGACCACGGTGAACTCCAGGGGGGCCAAGACGACGACCTACCTGATCCCCGAGCAGCATCTGCCCCTGGTGTTGCCGTTCAAGTACCTCGACGTCGACGAAGCGACCCTGAACCGGCTCGACGGGGTGCTCAAACCCATGGTGGATTCCGGCTATTCACGCAACGACGATCCGGCCACGGCGCCGATCGAGGTGGATCCGGTGAACGGTTACGATCCCGCCGCCGTCACTGCGCCGGCAACCCAGGCCGCCTTCGGTGGTGGCGCCGACCCGGTGTCGCAGTTGATGGCCGGTCTGCAGTACGTGCTGTCGCACAGCCCACGCTGA
- a CDS encoding GAP family protein produces MWFTLLVMAAAVSVEPFRVGMTVLMLNRPRPAVQLAAFLCGGFLMGLTVGAIVIFVLGAHITARSDHTLPTVQIAIGSLALLASVVLAVTKGRERTTPDWLRRALTRPSPVWAGVAGLGIALPSVDYLAALAVIAAADVAPETRLAALLLFNAVAFALVELPLLAYLVAPRRTYAATTAVHRWIRARSRREVAALLAVIGVVLLVAGLAAV; encoded by the coding sequence ATGTGGTTCACCCTGCTGGTGATGGCCGCCGCCGTCAGTGTGGAGCCGTTCCGCGTCGGGATGACCGTGCTGATGCTCAATCGGCCGCGCCCGGCCGTGCAGCTCGCCGCCTTCCTGTGCGGCGGATTCCTGATGGGTCTGACCGTCGGCGCCATTGTGATCTTCGTGCTCGGGGCGCACATCACCGCGAGATCCGACCACACCCTGCCCACCGTCCAGATCGCCATCGGATCACTGGCTCTGCTGGCTTCGGTTGTCCTGGCGGTCACCAAGGGCCGGGAACGAACGACGCCGGACTGGCTGCGCCGGGCGCTCACCAGGCCGTCACCGGTGTGGGCCGGGGTTGCCGGCCTGGGGATTGCCCTGCCCTCCGTCGACTACCTGGCGGCATTGGCAGTCATCGCCGCCGCAGACGTCGCGCCCGAGACCCGGTTGGCAGCGCTGCTGTTGTTCAACGCGGTGGCCTTCGCTCTGGTGGAGTTGCCGTTGCTGGCCTATCTGGTGGCTCCGCGCCGTACCTACGCGGCGACCACCGCCGTCCATCGCTGGATTCGGGCCAGAAGCCGGCGTGAGGTCGCCGCACTGCTGGCGGTGATCGGGGTGGTTCTGCTCGTCGCGGGTCTCGCGGCGGTGTGA